A stretch of DNA from Methylobacterium sp. CB376:
ACTTCTCCCTCCTCGATCTCGCCGCGGTGGTGAGCTTCGCGGTCGCCTGGATCGGCTACGGCGTCGCGGTGGAGCGGCTCTCGCGGGGGCGCAACAGCCTCAACCGGATGATGAACCTCTACCGCCACACCTGGACCGAGCAGCTCGAACTGCGCGAGAACCGGGTGGTCGACACCACCATCAACGCCTCGCTGCAGAACGGCACCGCCTTCTTCGCCTCGACCTCGCTGATCGCGCTCGGCAGCGTCCTCACCCTGACGCGCTCGGCCGACGACGTGCTGACCCTGTTCTCGACCCTGCCCTTCGGCATGCAGACCACCCGGACCACCTGGGAGATCAAGGTGGCGGGGCTGGCGGTGATCTTCGTCTACGCCTTCTTCAAGTTCGCCTGGGCCTACCGGCTGTTCAACTACGGGGCCATACTGATCGGCGCGGTGCCGCCGCGGGGCGGCGACCCGGACGCGATCCGTCACGCCGCCAAGCGGGCCGCCACCATGAACGTGGTGGCGGGGGCGCATTTCAACCGCGGCCAGCGGGCCTGGTTCTTCGCGCTGGCCTATCTCGGCTGGTTCGTCAGCCCCTACATCCTGTTCGCCACGACCGCCGCCGTGGTTTACGTGATGTGGAAGCGCCAATTCGCCTCCGAGGCGTGCCGCGCCCTGCAGGAGCCCGATGACACCGCACCCTGACGAGGCCGCCATCGCCGAGACGCTGCTGCGCCTCGTCGCGGAGCGCGGGCCGGACAAGACCATCTGCCCCTCGGAGGTCGCCCGGGCGCTGGGCGGCCCGCACCCGGACGGCTGGTCCCCCCTGATGCAGCCGGTCCGCCGTCAGGCGGTGCGGCTCATGAAGGAGGGCCGGATCGCGATCCTGCGCAAGGGACGCGTGGTTCCCGATCCGGACGCGTTTCGCGGGGTCTACCGCCTCTCCCTGCCGCGCTGACCGCGCGGAGGCGAGTGCGCGGAGGCGAGTGCGCGGAGGCGAGTGCTTGGCGGAGACGGCTACTTGGCGGCGGTCTCGGCCTCGTAGCGCGCCCGCGTCTCGGCGTTGGGCGGGTAGAGGCCCGGCAGGGGCAGGCCCTTCTCGACCTCGCGCATGATCCAGAGTTCGAGCCGCTCCTGCTCGACGGCCGCCAGGGCGACCTCCTGGGCGATGGCGGCCGGAATCACCACGGCGCCGTCCCCGTCCGCCACGATCACGTCGTCGGGGAAGACCGCGACGCCGCCGCAGCCGATCGGCTGGTTCCAGCCGACGAAGGTGAGGCCCGCCACCGAGGCCGGGGCGGCGACGCCCGCGCACCAGACCGGCAGCCCGGTCCCGGCGACGCCCTCGCCGTCGCGCATCACCCCGTCCGTGACCAGGGCGGCGACGCCGCGCTTGTGCATCCGCGCCGCCAGGATATCGCCGAAGATGCCGGCCTCGGTCACGCCCATGGCGTCCACGACCGCGATGCAGCCCTCCGGCATCGCCTCGATGGCGCCGCGGGTCGAGGTCGGGCTCGACCAGGATTCGGGGGTCGCGAGGTCCTCGCGGGCGGGGACGAAGCGCAGGGTGAAGGCCGGGCCGACGATGCGGGCATTCGCCGCGAAGCGCGGCTGCGGCCCCTTCATCCAGCAGCGGCGCAGGCCCTTCTTCAGCATCACCGTGGTCAGGGTCGCGGTGGTGACGGCCTGCAGCGCGTCGATGAGGGTCTTGTCGAGGGGCATGGCGTCGGTCCCGGTGGGAGAAACAGGCTGGGGCGAGGGGCTTAGCGGATGGGCGGGCGCCGCAGAAGGCCCGCCGCCGCCGGCCGGGCGGCCGCTCAGGTGATCGGAACGGTCAGCACCTTCGCGGCGGCCGGCCGGGCCGCGACCCGCGCATACCAGGCCTGCAGGTTCGGCCGGGGCTCGCGCGGGACGGCGAGGTGCAGCCAGCGATGGGCCGCGCAGCCGAGCGCGATGTCGGCCGCCGTGAAGGCGTCCCCGACCGCGAAGGGCCGGCCCGCGAGATGCGCGTCGAGGATCGCCGCGGCCGCCTCGCCCGCCGCCACCGAGCGGGCGATCAGGTCCGGGTCGCGCCCTTCGGCGGGCAGGCGGACCGTCTGCCAGAAGGCGTCGCGCATGGCGGGCGTGAAGGTGGTGGCCTGCCAGTCGAGCCACTGGTGGACGTGGCCGCGCGCCCGCTCCTCCTCCGGCATCAGGGCGACGCCGCCCCGCGCCGCCGCCGCGGGGCCGTGTGCCTCGGCGAGGTAGCGCAGGATCGCGTTCGATTCCCAGAGCACGTAGCCGTCCTCCTCGAGGACGGGAACGAGGCCGTTCGGGTTCAGGGCGAGGTAGTCGGGGTCGCGGACGCGCCCGAAGGCCCCGCCCGCCTCCACCCGCTCGCAGGCGAGGCCGAGCTCCTCGAGCGCCCAGACCGCCTTCTGCACGTTCACCGAACTCAGCCGTCCCCAGAGTCTGCGCATCGCTCGTCTCCCTCGGGCGGATAGGCGTGGGCGCGCCCCTCCGGATCGGTCACGGTGAAGCCGCCCGGCCGCGGCTCCAGGTAGGCGGGCCCCACCGGCACCTTGCCGTGCCCGCCCGGGATGTCGAGCACGTAGGTCGGCTGGCAGAGGCCGGAGACGCGCCCGCGCAGGCCGCGCATCAGCGCCTGCCCCACGGGCAGGCTCGTGCGGAAGTGGCCCGTGCCCGGCGCGAGGTCGCCGTGGTGGAGGTAGTAGGGCTTGACCCGGTTCTCCACGAAGGCCCGCATCAGCGCGGCCAGCGTCTCGGGATCGTCGTTGACGCCGCGCAGCAGCACCGATTGCGACACGAGCGGGATGCCCGCATCGACGAGCCGCGCGATCGCGGCGCGCGCGGCCGGCGTGAACTCGCCCGGATGGTTGGCGTGCAGCGCCACGAAGACCGCCCGGCCGAAGCGCTTGAGGGCCGCCACCAGGGCGGCGTCGACGCGCTCCGGCTCCACCGCCGGCACCCGCGTGTGCAGGCGCAGCACCCGGACGTGGTCGGTCGCGGCGAGGGCCGCGCCGATCCGCTCCAGGCGGCGGGGGCTGAGCAGGAACGGGTCGCCCCCGGTGACCACCACCTCCCAGATCTCCGGCCGGGCCGCCACGTAGGCGAGGGCCGCGTCGAGCTGCGCCTCGCTCAGCGCCCCCATCCCGTCGGGCCCGACCACCTCGCGCCGGAAGCAGAAGCGGCAATAGACCGGGCAGACGTGCAAGGGCTTCAGCAGCACCCGGTCCGGGTAGCGGTGCACGATGCCCGGGAGCGGCGCGTGGGCCGCGTCGCCGATCGGGTCCGCCCGCTCGCCGGGCGCCGCGTCGAGCTCCTCGGCCCGGGGCAGGAACTGGCGGCCGATCCCGTCCTCGGGCGTCTCGATCAGGTCCGCCATCGCGGGCGTCACCGCGACCGCGTAGCGGGAGGCGACCCGCTCCAGGGCGGGGAGCGCGGCCCGCGGCACCAGCCCGGCCTCGACCAGGGAGGCGGGGTCGCGCAGGGTGCGACGGCTCACCGGCCGGGCTCCGCCACGGGGGTCCAGATCACCTCCTCGATGCGGCGCGCGCCGGTCGCGAGCATCACCAGCCGGTCGAAGCCGAGCGCGATGCCGCTCGCCTCCGGCATCCGCGCCAGGGCGGCGAGGAAGTCCTCGTCCACCGGGTAGCGCTCGCCGTAGATGCGCTCCTTCTCGTCCATCTCGGCGGCGAAGCGGCGGCGCTGCTCGTCCGCGTCGGTGAGTTCGCCGAAGCCGTTGGCGAGTTCGACCCCGCAGGCATAGAGCTCGAAGCGCTCGGCGACCCGCGGATCGGCCGGGCTCGGGCGGGCCAGCGCCGCCTCGGGGATCGGGTAGTCGCACAGGATCGTCGCCCTCCCGAGCCCGAGGTGCGGCTCGATCCGCTCGACGAGGACGCGGCTGAACAGGTCGGCCCAGGTGTCGTCGGGTGCGGTGCGGATGCCGGAAGCGGTCACGGCGGCGCGCAGCCCCTCCCGGTCGGTGGCGCCGTCCGGCGCCACGGTGGCGAGGAGGTCGATCCCGGCATGGCGCGCGAAGGCCTCCGCGACCGTCAGGCGCTCGGGCTGCGCGAAGGGGTCGGCCTCCCGGTCGCGGTAGCGCAGCCGCTCCGCCCCGGCCGCCTCGGCCGCCCGGGCGAGGAGCGCCGCGCAGTCGCGCATCAGCGCCTCGCAGCCGTCCCCCGCCCGGTACCACTCGACGAGGGTGAATTCCGGATGGTGCAGCGGGCCGCGCTCCCGGTTCCGGTAGACCGGCGCGAAGACGACGAGCCGCCGCTCCCCGGCCGCCAGCAGCTTCTTGCAGGCGAATTCCGGCGAGGTGTGGAGGTAGAGGGGCTGGCCGCGGCCGTCCGGCCCGATCGCCCGGGTGGCGAAGGCGCTGAGATGGGTCTCGTTGCCCGGAGAGACCTGCAGGGCGGCGGTCTCGACCTCGACGAAGCCGCGCTCCGCGAACCACGCGCGCAGGGCGGCCTTGATCCGGTTGCGGGCCAGCAGGCGGGGCCGGCGGTCGGCGTGGACGTGGGGGGCCCACCAGGGCGAGGCGGAGGTCATCGGGTCGGAACCGGTCGCGACTGGCGGTCGCGCGTCAGATGCGATAGGGCGGGCGCTCGGGCTCCCGCTTTCGCCAGCGGCTTGCGGGACGCCGACCGTCTCTGTCAACGCTCGCTGTTAGGACCCGACCCGTGAAGGTGATCGCCAGCTCGCTTCGCAAAGGCAACGTCGTCGAGAAGGACGGCCGCCTCTACGTGATCCTCTCCGCCGAGAACATCCATCCCGGCAAGGGCACCCCGGTCACGCAGCTCGACATGCGCCGCATCACCGACGGCGTGAAGGTCTCGGAGCGCTACCGCACCACCGAGCAGGTGGAGCGAGCCTTCGTGGAGGACCGGGAGCACACCTTCCTGTACAAGGACGGCGAGGGCTCCCACTTCATGAACCCGGAATCCTACGAGCAGGTGGCGGTCCCCGACGACGTCATCGGCGACCAGGCCGCCTACCTGCAGGAGGGCATGGCGGTGATGCTCTCGCTGCACAACGGCGTGCCGCTCGCCATCGAGCTGCCCCAGCGCGTGACCCTCGAGATCGTCGAGACCGAGCCGGTCACCAAGGGCCAGACCGCCTCCTCGTCCTACAAGCCCGCCGTGCTCTCGAACGGCGTGCGCACCCTGGTGCCGCCCCACATCACCACGGGGACCCGCGTCGTCATCATGACCGCGGACGGTTCCTACGTGGAGCGCGCCAAGGACTGACCCGCCGGGGTCACTCGGCAGCCCCGTCGTAGCAGGATTGCGACAGGGCCACGGCCCGGGCCTGCTGCGCGGGGGACAGGGCGCCCTGCCCGGCGGCCTGCCACAGACCGTCCTCGCGCAGCCGTCCGAGCAGGCAGCGTGCCGCGGCCCGGCAGCGCGCGGGGCTGCCGCCCGCCACCGCGCAGGTCTGCGCGTAGTCGCGCCGGAAGCCCGCCTCGCCGGCCCGCGGATGCGGCCCGGTCAGAGCCGCCACGCCCGACAGGAGGGCGAGCAGCAGCGGCTGGTGCAGGAGGTAGATCCCGAGGCTGCGCCGCCCCGCCCCGGCGAGCAGCCGCGCCCCCCGCGAGGCCGGTCGCCACGCCCCGAGGCGCGACGCGGCGAGGCGGGGCCGGGCGATCCGCCCGAGGGCGACGCCCGCGAGCACGCAGCCGAACCAGGGGATCATCGGCACGTAGTCGTTGGTGGCCGGCACCTCGGGGGCGAGGCCGAGGACGAGGAGCAGCGGCGCGGGAAGGACCCACGGCGCGGCGAGCGCCGGGGCGTCGAGGAGCGCCGGCGCGGCCAGGATCGCCGCCGACGCGGCCGCGACGAGCCACGGCGGCAGGCGCAGGGCCGGCAGGGCGAGCAGGCTCGACAGGGCGATGCAGTGCAGGACCCCGAAGAAGATCCAGCTCTCCGGGAACAGGATCCGGGTGGCGAGCGAGATCCCCGCGGCGGCCGCCCCGATGCGCGCGAGCCGCCCCAGGAAGGGGCCGGGCCGGAAGACCTTGCCCTGGGCGAGGACGAGGCTCACGCCGGCGAGGACCAGGAAGCTCCCGGCGATCGCGTGCGCCGCCGCGCGGCCCGGCGGCGTCAGCGCGAGGTTCTCGGGCGTCAGCCGCAGGAAGCCGAGGTCCCAGGTGGCGTGGTAGAGCGCCATCGCGGCGAGCGCCGCCCCGCGCGCCGCGTCGATCACGGCGAGGCGGCCCGCCGCCGGGGCGGCCAGAAGGCGGCGAAGGGCCGCGACGGGGAAGCGGGGCAAGGGGGCCTCGGCTGCGTTCGGCGCGGCGCTCCTAGACGAGCCGCGGGCCGCGGTCGACCCCTGCGACATGCGGGCCATCGCCTGCGACACGAGCGCGCGGTTCCGCCGCGGGGCCCGCGCGGCGCGCGGGGGCGATGGCCAGCCGGGCCGCGTTCTGCCCGCCCGCCATGCAGGGCCGGCGCGGATGGCGCCCGATTCGGCCCGTTTCGCCCGGCGGCGGGCTGGATTAGGCGATGATTCGGGCTTCCCCGGAGTCATGACTTTGTTAAGCTCCCGGGTGAATCGCCGCGCGCGATTCGGTGTGGGTTGCTTACGATGTCGGACGAAGTCGGTTCAGGCCCGCTCGGCCCAAGGCCGGGGAGCACGTTCGAGGCCAGCGCCAAGCGCGCCGCGGACGGCGAAGCGGACGCGCCGCTGGACCTCGTCGAGATCAGCGGCCGCATCAAGTGGTTCGACGTCGCCAAGGGCTTCGGCTTCATCGTGCCGGACAGCGGCGCGCCCGACGTTCTGCTTCACGTGACCTGCCTGCGGCGGGACGGGCACCAGAGCGCCAGCGAGGGCGCGCGCATCGTCGTGGAGGCGGTGCAGCGGGCGCGCGGCTGGCAGGCCTTCCGGGTGGTCTCCCTCGACCAGTCGACCGCCACGCACCCGGCCGAGCTGCCGATGCCGCGCACCCACGTGACCGTGGTGCCGACAAGCGGGCTCGAGACGGCGGTCGTGAAGTGGTTCAACCGCCTGCGCGGCTTCGGCTTCCTCAGCCGCGGCGAGGGCACGCCGGACATCTTCGTCCACATGGAGACCCTGCGCCGCTACGGCATCGCCGAATTGAAGCCCGGCGAGCGGGTGATGGTGCGCTACGGCGACGGCTCGAAGGGGCTGATGGCCGCCGAGGTGCGCCTCGCCGATGGCAGCCTGCCGGCCTCGCACTAGCTCCCCGCCGATGTCGCTCCGGTTCACGCGGCCCCACACCGCCGCGGCGCTCGCCGCCCTCGCCTTCGTGCTCACCCTCCTGGCCGCGCCCGTGCGGGCGGAGGGTCCGACCGAGCCGCTCTCCATCGTCTCGCGCAGCGGGCGCCACGCCTTCCAGGTCGAGGTGATGCGCGACGATGCGGGCCGCGCCCAGGGGCTGATGTTCCGCCGCAGCATGGCGCCGGACCACGGCATGCTGTTCGACTTCGCCCAGGTGGCGCCCGTCACCATGTGGATGAAGAACACCTACCTGCCCCTCGACATGCTGTTCATCCGCGCGGACGGGACGGTGTCGCGCATCGCCGCCGACACCGAGCCGCTCTCGACCCGGGTGATCCCGTCGGGCGGGCCGATCCTGGCCGTGCTCGAACTCAACGCCGGCACCGCCGCCAAGCTCGGAATCCGCGCGGGCGACAAGGTGGAGCACCCGCTCTTCAGGGGGCGCTGAGCGGGCGGGCTCGGCCGCCGCGGCGCGGGGCCGGACCGAGACCCGTCACCGGAGATGAGCCCGAGGCCGGGCTCGGACCTGCGCCGGGCCCCGGGCCCGGCATCGGAACGCCACGCCCGCATCCCGGGCCGAAACCCTCGCCCCACGCGCCTTGGCGCGCGCTCCGGTTCCGCGCGGCGCTGACGTCGGCGCGACGCGTTCAACCGCGGTGCGGTCACAATCGCAGGAAAGATGCGCGCCGCGCGTCGCGGTCCCATCCAGGGTTTTATACCCTCCCGGGGCATGATTCGAAGCTGAGCAAGCGGGCCGACCTCGCCGGGACCAGATCTCGCGATGACGGCCGCGACGCCGGAGACGCGCGACGACTTGCGCCCGGGACGAGAGGGCGCTCCTTTGACGACCTCCGCGGGTGATCTGGCGAAAGATTTTCTTCACTCTCATGACCCAGGGTCAGCGCGGCCGGGTGTTGGTTCCCTCGCCGAGTTCCGTCGGCGCTTCCAATCGTCGAGCCACGCCTCCGCCGCAGCGCGCTTGGGATCAGCAATCATGCAGCTATCGATCGGCAAGAAACTATCGTTGGCAGCCGCCCTCGGGATCACGCTGGTCTCGGGACTCGTGGCGAACCAGTGGGCCAGCGCCCAGCGCATCGCCGCGGCCAATGCCGCGGCGGGGCGCGAGCAGGTCATCCTGGACGGGATCCAGCAGGCGCGCCTGTCGCACGCCCAGATCCGGTCCGCCGCCCAGGACATCCTGGCGGCCGAGACGGCCGGCCAGCTGGCGCAAGCGACCGACCAGATCCGCGCATCCCGGAATGCCGGGGTCGCGGCCCTGGACGAGCCGATCCGCATCGCGCTGCTGCCCGACGTGCTGCGCGAGCTCCAGACCAGCCTCGCGAGCTTCGCCGACCTCGCCACGGCGGGCGCCGCGGCGATCCGCTTCGAGGACGGGTCGCGCCGCCTGGACGCGAACAGGCTCGCGCAGCTCGCGGCCGAGCGGCAGCGGGTCGGCCTCAAGCTTGAGCAGGCCGGCAATGCCTCGGTGACGAACGCCCAGCGCTTCGCCACCGAGGCGCGCCTGAACACGGCCGCCACGGTGGAATCCGCGAACCTGATCGGGCTGGCGGTCGGCGGCACCGTCATCCTGGTCCTCATCGGCTCGGCGGTGTTCTCGGCGCGCTTCGTGGCCCGGCCGGTGCGGGACCTCTCCGCCTGCCTGGGCACCCTCGCGGCGGGGGATCTGCAGGTGGCGGTGCCGTTCACCGGGCGCGGCGACGAGCTCGGCGCGATGGCGGCGGCGGTTCAGGTCTTCAAGGAGACGATGCAGCGGGCGCGGGCGCTCGAGGAGGAGACCGCGCTGGCCAGGGCCGGGGCCGAGGAGCAGCGGCGCGCAACGATGCGGACCATGGCCGAGCGCTTCGAGAGCGCGATGAGCGGGATCATCGGGGCCGTGACCGCGGCCGCGGCCGACCTGCGCGGCACGGCCGAGGCCATGGCCGGCACCGCTTCCGAGACCGCGGCGCAATCGGCCACCGTCGCGAGCGCCGCGCAGCAGGCGGCCAGCAACGTCGGCACCGTCGCGGCGGCCTCGGAGGAACTCGGCTCCTCCATCGCGGAGATCGGCCGCCAAGTGCAGAGTTCGGCGACCCTGTCGCGCAGCGCCGTCGAGGAATCCCGCCAATCCGCCGCCCTGGTGCAGGAGTTGAGCGCCGCCGCGCGGATCGGCGACGTGGTGGCGATGATCACCACGATCGCCGGCCAGACCAACCTTCTCGCGCTGAACGCGACGATCGAGGCGGCGCGGGCCGGCGAGGCCGGGCGCGGCTTCGCGGTGGTCGCCGCCGAGGTCAAGGAACTCGCCAACCAGACCGCCAAGGCCACCGACGAGATCGGATCGCAGATCGGCCGCATCCAGACCTCGACCGGCGAGGCCGTGGCGGCCATCGACGCGATCTCCTCGCGCATCCGGGAGATCAGCGGCGTCGCCTCCGGGATCGCCGCCGCGGTGGAGCAGCAGGGCGCGGCGACCCAGGAGATCGTGCGCAACGTGACCCAGGCGGCTGCCGGCACCGGCGAGGTCACCGCGAACATCACCGGGGTCGCCCACGCCGCCGAGGCGACGGGCGAGGCGGCGAACCGCGTCCTCGCCTCGGCCTCCACCCTCTCGCAGCAATCCGCGCAGCTGTCCCACGAGGTC
This window harbors:
- a CDS encoding glutathione S-transferase family protein, giving the protein MRRLWGRLSSVNVQKAVWALEELGLACERVEAGGAFGRVRDPDYLALNPNGLVPVLEEDGYVLWESNAILRYLAEAHGPAAAARGGVALMPEEERARGHVHQWLDWQATTFTPAMRDAFWQTVRLPAEGRDPDLIARSVAAGEAAAAILDAHLAGRPFAVGDAFTAADIALGCAAHRWLHLAVPREPRPNLQAWYARVAARPAAAKVLTVPIT
- the epmA gene encoding EF-P lysine aminoacylase EpmA: MTSASPWWAPHVHADRRPRLLARNRIKAALRAWFAERGFVEVETAALQVSPGNETHLSAFATRAIGPDGRGQPLYLHTSPEFACKKLLAAGERRLVVFAPVYRNRERGPLHHPEFTLVEWYRAGDGCEALMRDCAALLARAAEAAGAERLRYRDREADPFAQPERLTVAEAFARHAGIDLLATVAPDGATDREGLRAAVTASGIRTAPDDTWADLFSRVLVERIEPHLGLGRATILCDYPIPEAALARPSPADPRVAERFELYACGVELANGFGELTDADEQRRRFAAEMDEKERIYGERYPVDEDFLAALARMPEASGIALGFDRLVMLATGARRIEEVIWTPVAEPGR
- a CDS encoding ribonuclease activity regulator RraA translates to MPLDKTLIDALQAVTTATLTTVMLKKGLRRCWMKGPQPRFAANARIVGPAFTLRFVPAREDLATPESWSSPTSTRGAIEAMPEGCIAVVDAMGVTEAGIFGDILAARMHKRGVAALVTDGVMRDGEGVAGTGLPVWCAGVAAPASVAGLTFVGWNQPIGCGGVAVFPDDVIVADGDGAVVIPAAIAQEVALAAVEQERLELWIMREVEKGLPLPGLYPPNAETRARYEAETAAK
- a CDS encoding cold-shock protein; this encodes MSDEVGSGPLGPRPGSTFEASAKRAADGEADAPLDLVEISGRIKWFDVAKGFGFIVPDSGAPDVLLHVTCLRRDGHQSASEGARIVVEAVQRARGWQAFRVVSLDQSTATHPAELPMPRTHVTVVPTSGLETAVVKWFNRLRGFGFLSRGEGTPDIFVHMETLRRYGIAELKPGERVMVRYGDGSKGLMAAEVRLADGSLPASH
- a CDS encoding DUF3253 domain-containing protein, which gives rise to MTPHPDEAAIAETLLRLVAERGPDKTICPSEVARALGGPHPDGWSPLMQPVRRQAVRLMKEGRIAILRKGRVVPDPDAFRGVYRLSLPR
- a CDS encoding DUF192 domain-containing protein — its product is MSLRFTRPHTAAALAALAFVLTLLAAPVRAEGPTEPLSIVSRSGRHAFQVEVMRDDAGRAQGLMFRRSMAPDHGMLFDFAQVAPVTMWMKNTYLPLDMLFIRADGTVSRIAADTEPLSTRVIPSGGPILAVLELNAGTAAKLGIRAGDKVEHPLFRGR
- a CDS encoding DUF599 domain-containing protein, yielding MGDFSLLDLAAVVSFAVAWIGYGVAVERLSRGRNSLNRMMNLYRHTWTEQLELRENRVVDTTINASLQNGTAFFASTSLIALGSVLTLTRSADDVLTLFSTLPFGMQTTRTTWEIKVAGLAVIFVYAFFKFAWAYRLFNYGAILIGAVPPRGGDPDAIRHAAKRAATMNVVAGAHFNRGQRAWFFALAYLGWFVSPYILFATTAAVVYVMWKRQFASEACRALQEPDDTAP
- a CDS encoding lysine-2,3-aminomutase-like protein, with protein sequence MSRRTLRDPASLVEAGLVPRAALPALERVASRYAVAVTPAMADLIETPEDGIGRQFLPRAEELDAAPGERADPIGDAAHAPLPGIVHRYPDRVLLKPLHVCPVYCRFCFRREVVGPDGMGALSEAQLDAALAYVAARPEIWEVVVTGGDPFLLSPRRLERIGAALAATDHVRVLRLHTRVPAVEPERVDAALVAALKRFGRAVFVALHANHPGEFTPAARAAIARLVDAGIPLVSQSVLLRGVNDDPETLAALMRAFVENRVKPYYLHHGDLAPGTGHFRTSLPVGQALMRGLRGRVSGLCQPTYVLDIPGGHGKVPVGPAYLEPRPGGFTVTDPEGRAHAYPPEGDERCADSGDG
- the efp gene encoding elongation factor P, which produces MKVIASSLRKGNVVEKDGRLYVILSAENIHPGKGTPVTQLDMRRITDGVKVSERYRTTEQVERAFVEDREHTFLYKDGEGSHFMNPESYEQVAVPDDVIGDQAAYLQEGMAVMLSLHNGVPLAIELPQRVTLEIVETEPVTKGQTASSSYKPAVLSNGVRTLVPPHITTGTRVVIMTADGSYVERAKD
- a CDS encoding heparan-alpha-glucosaminide N-acetyltransferase domain-containing protein encodes the protein MPRFPVAALRRLLAAPAAGRLAVIDAARGAALAAMALYHATWDLGFLRLTPENLALTPPGRAAAHAIAGSFLVLAGVSLVLAQGKVFRPGPFLGRLARIGAAAAGISLATRILFPESWIFFGVLHCIALSSLLALPALRLPPWLVAAASAAILAAPALLDAPALAAPWVLPAPLLLVLGLAPEVPATNDYVPMIPWFGCVLAGVALGRIARPRLAASRLGAWRPASRGARLLAGAGRRSLGIYLLHQPLLLALLSGVAALTGPHPRAGEAGFRRDYAQTCAVAGGSPARCRAAARCLLGRLREDGLWQAAGQGALSPAQQARAVALSQSCYDGAAE
- a CDS encoding methyl-accepting chemotaxis protein; amino-acid sequence: MQLSIGKKLSLAAALGITLVSGLVANQWASAQRIAAANAAAGREQVILDGIQQARLSHAQIRSAAQDILAAETAGQLAQATDQIRASRNAGVAALDEPIRIALLPDVLRELQTSLASFADLATAGAAAIRFEDGSRRLDANRLAQLAAERQRVGLKLEQAGNASVTNAQRFATEARLNTAATVESANLIGLAVGGTVILVLIGSAVFSARFVARPVRDLSACLGTLAAGDLQVAVPFTGRGDELGAMAAAVQVFKETMQRARALEEETALARAGAEEQRRATMRTMAERFESAMSGIIGAVTAAAADLRGTAEAMAGTASETAAQSATVASAAQQAASNVGTVAAASEELGSSIAEIGRQVQSSATLSRSAVEESRQSAALVQELSAAARIGDVVAMITTIAGQTNLLALNATIEAARAGEAGRGFAVVAAEVKELANQTAKATDEIGSQIGRIQTSTGEAVAAIDAISSRIREISGVASGIAAAVEQQGAATQEIVRNVTQAAAGTGEVTANITGVAHAAEATGEAANRVLASASTLSQQSAQLSHEVGRFLETLRAA